One genomic segment of Rhizorhabdus phycosphaerae includes these proteins:
- a CDS encoding Thivi_2564 family membrane protein → MLINVIVVLIIVGVLLWLINNYVPMDAKIKSILNVVVVIIVILWLLRAFGLLSGLGI, encoded by the coding sequence ATGCTAATCAACGTAATCGTCGTCTTGATCATTGTCGGCGTGCTGTTGTGGCTGATCAACAACTACGTCCCGATGGATGCCAAGATCAAAAGCATTCTGAACGTCGTGGTCGTGATCATTGTCATTCTCTGGCTGCTGCGTGCCTTTGGCCTTCTGTCCGGCCTCGGAATCTGA
- a CDS encoding Ig domain-containing protein: MTKRGTGRGNGQLGSGQAALRRGAVDPFGRAARGGGNTRTLTSALAMATILAFPARETLAANGAFAGSASATPGVVFSQSESTDTITVSNATSIITWTPTDTQSGGGAIDFLPSGTTVNYRNDPSLQGGFTVLNRILPNDPTRAVALNGAINSRLYDGSNNLLGTGGNVWFYSPGGILVGSTAAIDVGGIILSSIPIDFGGSGPNPNVVSLGSSDAGRTIEIQTTNFQASNYVGVLAPRIVQSGSVASQGSVAYVAAEQADLTFSNGLFDISVPVGTGSADAITHSGTTVVTPQGSGTSRGIYLVAVPKNQALTMLLSGGSLEFSEAGGASVTDQGVVLSAGNDVVSGGFGPSGPPAAAGTGTVRVEGGSFGARAYIGASRDLTISGTTFTDEVTIDAANGSGADIVIDTSAGNVSVAGLLSIETGVVESSSSVTGGNVSLLAGIGNTISAGSVSIATSANGGDGGTGTAGNVTIQALGTGAAVNIGAILSIEANGGSGAVSGSTNGGNGVGGRVLVNALTGGAIELGALDVSASGFGGGAMSGNGGNALAGEILLTATDGQITVTAGGSASLVATGRGGGSSGGVGGDALSVFPGEGTERGYIGITASGANASIAFGTAQNPISLLVDTSADGGDSLGGSSSGNARGGGLDIVAANGATVTVGDNLGFSGNATIANGESNAGGSATGGRFGLRSDGGTLSVGGLSVSMNATGGNNLSGAGGIGVGGNASVVVAASGTIDFGGAVTMSATGMGGGSPATDGGSGAGGELIFGGGAGSITASSGVSLVANGSGGQGETSGGEGQGGTAHISAMGGTTLAVGSVLLIADGVGGDAVTGGIALTNSVGGSGTGGFAGVSARTGGSVSMSGATIQANGQGGAGYSGGTGQAGFDLINGGGGAAITAADGTIDINGVAVTLNANGQGGSSFQDAAGTVGDAGEGLGGDANIAGLTGGSTIGSVTASTTQFFLNANGQGGFGGNAASGAVGGAGGAGTGGTVFVGAQAGLGQLNLGGSVTANLNGFGGSGGSGGQVPSGPTQGGAGGAGGSASGGFAQIGLVSGPETVDTQGRVQLAGVTVNANADGGDGGEGGPSLQSVQGDGGAGGLATGGQLALLSRGATISDPGLSVSGLVSFSAIGTGGNGGSSETPGAGGSGTGGSLGIESTIRFNQPSVRGEIQLSGVNAILSGSSGSGSEPGTSTVGSFSIIANGGDITSTNTVFITGSGVDVPQGDPDNLISATDGTILFDNPSGGDLTVDMPDRGITFAVAGTGVITAAEYSLSTGTVTGECNINATCNPPPPPPGPIGFDTPSSLPDGETDTSYSQFIAAVGGTGPYTFAVTGGTVPPGLTVDSAGNITGIPTQTGPYTFEVTATDANNQTGSMMFSITVQQGAISPPPPPPPPPPPGGFGFAGTPGQLSTADYDIVRNPDSDTITINAPTAIINWTPDDTGVGGGDIVFLPSSSSVLFRNSVTNTGGFTVLNRILPNDPSRRIALNGTIQSRLYDSSNNLTGPGGNVWFYSPGGILVGSTALIDVGGLVLSTVDIGFSSQISSTPDLISFGPSDSAASIGITSDDVSATDYVVALAPSINQGGTVNAGGNVSYVAAEQANIDLSGPTDITVVAGTSAINALTHGGTTTVLADGEVARRVALVVAPKTQTAVLDMGGGNIDFTLANGAAAFAQSILIGAGANLAPARLTQSSGGLAGGSVVIRGGEFSGLGQVGTSIFSGAPLSLTGGSRFGGDLSIESVGGGVTFGVTDGSNFFDGDVSISSAGNVVLAASGATGSLNFAGDVSVSTSRSESGDGAGATASSVTIEANGAGSSVEILGNLTVDTSAFGGVSASGAGGTGTGGAILISAINGTIGLNGADLTASGFGGSGGTVGGVGMGGAVTINASGGAISFAGPVQVNASGAGGGASGGAGGAGNGGSFAATAGAGTLSFGTLNVAANGDGGMSLGGAGGIGTGGNAFVTAANQNVTLGVTTIGATGFGGMGRDAGGEGRGGVVVVEANAGTTINATTLALSALGVGGNSGFNSFSNAPEGAAGGQGRGGAVAIRANRATITVSSSAQADTSGQGGSGDNGGDGLGGIAADFSLGSYVDTTSGTLNFNGSGITILSNGTGGQARASASGVVGTAGAGRGGYAELLSFRDAANPSTSTINASTATVSASGFGASAGAAVADGATGGVGGEASGGTVVIGGYAGYSNVTIGSTSAQAIAVAGAGGNGVTGATGGAGGRGGDATGGRVDIGIFSGPTTAVTQGTASFGNTQINVYAEAGDGGTGAPTSAAGTNGIGGASGNAVGGSAALLARGVPVTFGTTLINASADGGSGGTGAGGPGASGTAQGGSFAAIASYRFDGDSGSNFLPLVAGDLTISSITADVSGYGPLSAAGSFLINTAGGDLEVLSNVQVTANGTATSQEPSEVSSGNGTLAINTFELNGNTTVGFLLDPNGSLTIQTCTVNSQACAAPVPRNPPPPPPPPPPPPPPPVSPPPPPEVPPPPPPPVSPPPPPEVPPPPPPPVSPPPPPEVPPPPPPPVSPPPPPEVPPPPPPPPPPPPPLAQPVVMQTVTRETTIITTNIQSSLTGTRVAGGSVGTSSGSGTGLGGLSGSGSGSTSGSDSSSSGSSGGGSSSSESASSAAGSSNSSESGSGDSAVADEGGDEDSSESTSATNSGNSVSGPNVLIDVSRIGTTNVEIDTPITSGGNSSLWPGADGVADTPGS; this comes from the coding sequence ATGACTAAGCGGGGCACGGGACGCGGTAACGGACAGCTCGGAAGCGGGCAGGCAGCGCTGCGACGAGGCGCGGTCGATCCGTTCGGGCGCGCGGCGCGCGGCGGCGGCAATACGCGGACGCTGACCTCAGCCCTCGCCATGGCGACGATCCTCGCCTTTCCCGCACGCGAGACGCTGGCTGCGAACGGAGCCTTCGCTGGCAGCGCGAGCGCGACCCCGGGCGTCGTCTTCTCGCAGAGCGAGAGCACCGACACGATCACCGTCAGCAATGCGACGTCGATCATCACCTGGACCCCTACCGACACCCAGTCCGGCGGCGGTGCGATCGATTTCCTCCCGTCGGGCACCACCGTCAATTACCGCAATGATCCCTCGCTCCAGGGCGGCTTCACCGTCCTCAACCGCATCCTGCCAAACGATCCCACCCGCGCGGTCGCGCTGAACGGTGCGATCAACAGCCGGCTTTACGACGGCAGCAACAACCTGCTCGGTACCGGCGGCAATGTCTGGTTCTACAGCCCGGGCGGCATTCTCGTCGGCAGCACCGCGGCGATCGACGTCGGCGGGATCATATTGTCGAGCATTCCGATCGACTTCGGCGGATCGGGGCCGAACCCCAATGTCGTCTCGCTGGGCTCCAGCGATGCCGGGCGGACGATCGAGATCCAGACCACCAACTTCCAGGCGTCCAACTATGTCGGTGTGCTGGCGCCGCGCATCGTCCAGTCAGGCAGCGTGGCTTCGCAGGGCAGCGTCGCCTATGTCGCGGCGGAACAGGCGGACCTGACCTTCTCCAACGGCCTGTTCGATATTTCCGTGCCGGTGGGCACCGGCTCTGCCGACGCCATCACGCACAGCGGGACCACTGTGGTGACGCCACAGGGATCGGGCACGTCGAGAGGGATCTACCTCGTGGCGGTTCCGAAGAACCAGGCGCTGACCATGCTGCTGAGCGGTGGGTCGCTGGAGTTCTCGGAGGCGGGCGGAGCCTCCGTCACCGACCAGGGCGTCGTCCTGTCCGCCGGCAACGATGTCGTGTCCGGGGGCTTCGGTCCGTCTGGTCCCCCTGCAGCCGCGGGCACCGGTACGGTCCGGGTCGAAGGCGGATCCTTTGGTGCTCGTGCTTATATCGGCGCATCGCGTGATCTCACCATCTCTGGCACTACGTTCACGGACGAGGTTACGATCGATGCCGCTAATGGCAGCGGCGCGGATATCGTTATCGATACGTCAGCCGGCAATGTCAGCGTGGCTGGGCTTCTCTCGATCGAGACCGGCGTAGTGGAGAGCAGCAGCTCGGTAACGGGCGGCAACGTCTCGCTGCTCGCGGGCATTGGCAACACCATTTCGGCGGGATCGGTCAGCATCGCGACCAGCGCGAATGGCGGCGATGGCGGAACGGGTACGGCCGGCAACGTTACGATTCAGGCCCTGGGCACCGGCGCAGCCGTAAATATCGGAGCGATCCTTTCCATCGAGGCCAATGGCGGCAGCGGTGCCGTGTCTGGCAGCACCAATGGCGGCAACGGTGTCGGCGGGCGTGTGCTCGTCAATGCGCTGACCGGTGGCGCGATCGAATTGGGTGCGCTCGATGTCAGCGCGTCCGGGTTCGGTGGCGGAGCCATGTCGGGCAATGGCGGCAACGCGCTGGCGGGTGAGATCCTGCTTACGGCGACCGACGGGCAGATCACGGTCACCGCGGGTGGTTCCGCTTCGCTCGTCGCGACGGGCCGCGGCGGTGGCAGCAGCGGCGGTGTCGGCGGCGATGCGCTCTCGGTATTTCCCGGAGAGGGTACGGAGCGCGGATATATCGGGATAACCGCGTCGGGCGCTAACGCCAGTATCGCTTTCGGCACCGCCCAGAACCCGATTAGCCTGTTGGTCGACACCTCCGCCGATGGCGGCGACTCGCTGGGTGGCAGTTCGTCCGGCAATGCGCGGGGCGGAGGACTCGACATCGTTGCGGCCAATGGGGCGACGGTCACCGTTGGAGACAATCTCGGCTTTTCCGGCAACGCGACGATCGCGAACGGGGAATCGAACGCCGGCGGCAGCGCCACCGGCGGTCGGTTCGGTCTGCGCTCGGACGGCGGCACGCTCTCGGTCGGCGGGTTAAGCGTCTCCATGAACGCTACCGGCGGCAACAACCTGTCGGGGGCTGGTGGCATAGGTGTGGGCGGCAACGCCAGCGTGGTGGTTGCAGCCAGCGGAACGATAGACTTCGGCGGCGCCGTGACCATGTCGGCAACGGGCATGGGCGGAGGCTCCCCCGCGACCGATGGCGGGTCCGGTGCCGGAGGCGAGCTGATCTTCGGCGGTGGCGCTGGCTCGATCACCGCTTCTTCGGGCGTCAGCCTGGTTGCCAATGGCTCTGGAGGCCAGGGCGAAACGAGCGGGGGAGAGGGGCAGGGCGGCACGGCCCATATCTCGGCAATGGGAGGCACCACCCTAGCGGTCGGCAGCGTGCTTCTGATCGCCGATGGTGTCGGTGGCGACGCCGTCACCGGGGGTATTGCCCTGACGAACTCGGTCGGCGGTTCGGGGACGGGTGGCTTCGCGGGCGTGAGCGCGCGCACAGGCGGCTCGGTCAGCATGAGCGGCGCGACGATTCAGGCCAATGGCCAGGGCGGCGCCGGCTATAGCGGCGGCACGGGCCAGGCCGGTTTCGACCTGATCAACGGCGGCGGCGGGGCTGCCATCACGGCAGCGGACGGCACGATCGACATCAACGGCGTGGCGGTAACGCTTAACGCGAACGGGCAGGGTGGCTCGAGCTTCCAGGACGCAGCGGGCACTGTCGGCGATGCCGGTGAAGGCCTTGGCGGCGATGCGAACATCGCCGGGCTGACCGGTGGCAGCACGATCGGCAGCGTGACCGCGAGCACCACCCAGTTCTTCCTCAACGCAAACGGGCAGGGTGGCTTTGGCGGGAACGCGGCCAGTGGTGCCGTCGGCGGAGCTGGTGGCGCCGGCACCGGTGGTACGGTCTTCGTCGGTGCGCAAGCCGGCCTTGGCCAGCTGAATCTAGGCGGTTCCGTTACGGCCAATTTGAACGGGTTCGGCGGAAGCGGTGGAAGCGGTGGACAGGTTCCTTCCGGTCCGACCCAGGGCGGCGCAGGCGGTGCTGGCGGCAGTGCGTCCGGCGGTTTCGCGCAGATCGGCCTCGTCAGCGGTCCCGAAACGGTCGACACGCAGGGCCGCGTGCAACTCGCCGGCGTGACCGTCAACGCCAATGCGGACGGCGGCGATGGCGGCGAGGGCGGGCCTTCGCTCCAATCCGTGCAGGGCGATGGCGGCGCAGGCGGTCTGGCAACGGGTGGCCAGCTCGCTCTGCTGTCGCGCGGCGCAACCATATCCGATCCGGGTCTGAGCGTGTCGGGACTGGTGAGCTTCTCCGCAATCGGCACCGGCGGGAATGGCGGAAGCAGCGAGACGCCGGGTGCTGGCGGCAGCGGTACCGGCGGTTCGCTGGGCATTGAATCGACGATCCGCTTTAATCAGCCGTCGGTTCGAGGCGAAATCCAGCTTTCGGGTGTCAACGCGATTCTGAGTGGCAGCTCCGGCTCCGGCAGTGAGCCGGGGACGTCGACGGTCGGCTCTTTCTCGATCATTGCCAATGGCGGCGATATAACGTCGACGAACACCGTCTTCATTACCGGAAGCGGTGTCGATGTCCCGCAAGGCGATCCGGACAATCTCATCAGCGCCACCGATGGCACGATTCTTTTCGACAATCCATCGGGAGGCGATCTCACGGTCGACATGCCTGACCGCGGCATCACATTCGCGGTCGCCGGGACCGGCGTCATCACGGCGGCCGAATATTCCCTGAGCACGGGCACGGTAACCGGCGAGTGCAACATCAACGCGACGTGCAATCCGCCGCCGCCGCCGCCTGGCCCGATCGGCTTCGACACGCCCAGCTCGCTCCCTGATGGCGAAACGGACACGAGCTATTCGCAGTTCATCGCTGCCGTCGGTGGCACCGGGCCCTATACGTTCGCAGTGACCGGCGGGACCGTTCCTCCGGGACTGACGGTCGATTCGGCCGGCAACATCACCGGCATCCCGACCCAGACCGGACCCTATACGTTTGAAGTGACGGCAACCGACGCCAACAACCAGACGGGGTCGATGATGTTCTCGATCACCGTCCAGCAGGGCGCGATCTCGCCTCCTCCTCCTCCGCCCCCGCCCCCGCCTCCGGGGGGCTTCGGCTTTGCCGGCACGCCGGGGCAGCTGTCGACGGCAGACTATGACATCGTCCGCAACCCCGACAGCGACACGATCACGATCAACGCGCCAACGGCGATCATCAACTGGACCCCGGATGATACGGGCGTCGGTGGCGGTGACATCGTCTTCCTGCCCTCGAGTTCGTCGGTTCTGTTCCGTAACTCGGTGACGAACACCGGCGGCTTCACCGTCCTCAACCGGATCCTTCCCAATGATCCGTCCCGCCGGATCGCGCTGAACGGCACAATCCAGAGTCGGTTGTACGATTCGAGCAACAATCTCACCGGCCCGGGCGGCAACGTCTGGTTCTACAGCCCTGGCGGCATATTGGTCGGGTCGACGGCGCTGATCGACGTGGGCGGCCTCGTGCTGTCGACCGTCGATATTGGCTTCTCGAGCCAGATCAGCTCCACTCCCGACCTGATTTCCTTCGGACCCAGCGACTCCGCTGCGTCGATCGGGATCACCTCCGACGATGTCAGCGCGACCGACTATGTGGTGGCGTTGGCGCCATCGATCAACCAGGGCGGAACGGTCAACGCTGGCGGCAATGTTTCCTACGTCGCGGCGGAACAGGCGAATATCGATCTCTCCGGCCCCACCGACATTACCGTCGTTGCCGGAACCTCCGCCATCAACGCGCTGACCCATGGCGGCACGACGACCGTCCTGGCGGACGGAGAAGTCGCTCGTCGGGTTGCGCTGGTCGTCGCGCCCAAGACCCAGACAGCCGTGCTCGACATGGGGGGCGGCAACATCGATTTCACCCTCGCCAACGGCGCGGCGGCCTTCGCACAGTCGATCCTGATCGGCGCTGGCGCCAATCTGGCGCCGGCTCGGCTCACCCAGTCGAGCGGTGGCCTTGCGGGTGGCAGTGTCGTCATCCGTGGGGGCGAGTTTAGTGGCTTGGGCCAGGTCGGCACGAGCATCTTCTCTGGGGCGCCCCTCTCGCTGACCGGTGGCAGCAGATTCGGCGGGGATTTGTCCATCGAGTCGGTCGGCGGTGGGGTGACCTTTGGGGTCACCGATGGTTCGAACTTCTTCGATGGCGATGTTTCGATCAGTTCGGCGGGTAACGTCGTTCTCGCTGCAAGTGGTGCGACGGGTTCGCTGAACTTCGCCGGCGACGTGTCGGTCAGCACATCGCGGTCGGAGTCCGGCGATGGCGCAGGGGCGACCGCCTCCTCCGTGACGATCGAGGCCAATGGGGCGGGTTCGTCGGTCGAGATTCTCGGCAACCTTACCGTCGATACATCGGCTTTCGGCGGTGTTTCGGCGAGCGGCGCGGGCGGCACCGGTACCGGTGGGGCGATTCTGATCTCGGCCATCAACGGAACGATCGGTCTGAACGGCGCCGATCTGACCGCTAGCGGCTTCGGCGGTTCGGGCGGTACGGTCGGCGGCGTCGGTATGGGTGGCGCCGTCACGATCAACGCAAGCGGCGGGGCAATCAGCTTTGCCGGACCGGTGCAGGTCAATGCAAGCGGTGCGGGTGGAGGCGCATCGGGCGGGGCTGGCGGAGCAGGCAATGGCGGCAGCTTCGCAGCTACGGCCGGTGCAGGGACGCTCAGCTTCGGAACCCTCAACGTCGCCGCCAACGGTGACGGTGGCATGTCGTTGGGCGGTGCCGGCGGCATCGGTACGGGCGGCAACGCGTTCGTGACTGCCGCCAACCAGAATGTCACGCTGGGCGTGACGACGATCGGCGCGACCGGTTTCGGCGGCATGGGGCGTGACGCTGGCGGCGAAGGCCGAGGGGGTGTCGTCGTCGTAGAGGCCAATGCGGGTACCACGATCAATGCGACCACGCTGGCCTTGTCGGCGCTTGGCGTGGGCGGCAACAGTGGCTTCAATTCCTTCTCCAACGCGCCCGAGGGGGCAGCCGGCGGTCAGGGACGTGGCGGTGCCGTGGCCATCCGAGCCAATCGCGCCACGATCACGGTGTCGAGCAGCGCTCAGGCCGATACGAGCGGCCAGGGTGGCAGCGGCGATAATGGCGGTGACGGTCTTGGCGGTATCGCGGCAGATTTCTCGCTCGGCTCCTATGTCGATACGACCTCAGGCACTCTGAACTTCAACGGCTCGGGCATCACGATCCTGTCGAACGGCACGGGCGGGCAGGCAAGGGCGAGCGCTAGCGGCGTCGTCGGAACGGCCGGTGCCGGACGCGGTGGCTATGCCGAACTGTTGTCGTTCCGCGACGCGGCCAATCCCTCGACCAGCACTATAAATGCCTCGACGGCTACCGTTTCGGCCAGCGGCTTCGGCGCCTCTGCGGGGGCCGCTGTCGCGGATGGTGCGACGGGTGGCGTCGGTGGCGAGGCGTCCGGCGGCACGGTCGTGATCGGCGGCTATGCCGGGTATTCCAACGTCACCATCGGCAGCACGTCGGCCCAGGCGATTGCGGTCGCCGGCGCTGGCGGTAACGGCGTTACCGGCGCCACTGGTGGTGCGGGCGGACGGGGCGGCGACGCCACCGGCGGTCGCGTCGACATCGGTATCTTCAGCGGCCCCACGACCGCCGTGACCCAGGGAACGGCCAGCTTCGGCAATACGCAGATAAACGTCTATGCTGAGGCGGGCGACGGAGGCACGGGCGCGCCAACGAGCGCTGCCGGGACCAATGGTATCGGCGGGGCGAGCGGCAATGCGGTCGGCGGCTCTGCTGCCCTTCTTGCGAGAGGCGTGCCGGTGACATTCGGTACAACGCTGATCAATGCCAGCGCGGACGGCGGAAGCGGGGGCACGGGAGCAGGAGGCCCGGGCGCCTCCGGTACCGCTCAGGGCGGCAGCTTCGCCGCCATTGCCTCCTATCGCTTCGACGGTGACAGCGGCAGCAACTTCCTGCCGCTGGTGGCCGGCGATCTGACGATCAGTTCGATCACGGCGGACGTGTCGGGCTATGGACCGCTCTCGGCCGCTGGCAGTTTCCTGATCAACACCGCGGGCGGCGACCTGGAAGTCCTCTCCAATGTTCAGGTGACTGCGAACGGCACCGCGACGTCTCAGGAGCCATCGGAGGTTTCGTCGGGCAATGGCACGCTTGCCATCAATACCTTCGAACTGAACGGCAACACGACGGTTGGCTTCTTGCTCGATCCCAATGGTAGCCTGACGATCCAGACCTGCACGGTGAACAGCCAGGCCTGTGCGGCACCCGTTCCGCGGAACCCGCCACCGCCGCCACCACCGCCGCCACCGCCACCGCCGCCGCCGGTGTCGCCGCCACCTCCGCCCGAGGTGCCGCCGCCGCCACCTCCGCCGGTGTCTCCGCCGCCGCCTCCCGAGGTGCCGCCGCCACCGCCTCCGCCGGTGTCGCCGCCACCGCCGCCCGAGGTGCCACCGCCACCGCCACCGCCGGTGTCGCCGCCGCCTCCGCCCGAGGTGCCGCCGCCACCCCCGCCGCCGCCCCCGCCGCCGCCGCCTCTGGCACAACCGGTGGTGATGCAGACGGTCACGCGCGAGACCACGATCATCACGACGAACATCCAGTCGTCGCTCACGGGGACGCGTGTCGCCGGCGGCAGCGTCGGGACCAGTAGCGGAAGCGGGACCGGACTCGGCGGTTTGTCGGGCAGCGGGTCTGGATCGACATCGGGATCGGACTCTTCCTCTTCCGGCTCATCGGGCGGCGGATCGTCTTCCTCGGAGTCGGCGAGCAGCGCCGCCGGCAGCAGCAATTCGTCCGAATCCGGTTCGGGCGACAGTGCCGTGGCCGACGAGGGCGGCGACGAGGACAGCAGCGAATCGACCAGCGCGACGAACTCCGGCAACAGCGTTTCCGGCCCCAACGTCCTGATCGATGTGAGCCGGATCGGAACGACCAATGTCGAGATCGACACGCCGATAACCTCGGGCGGCAACAGCAGCTTGTGGCCCGGCGCGGATGGTGTGGCGGACACCCCGGGCAGCTGA
- a CDS encoding putative DNA modification/repair radical SAM protein, whose translation MAQLDVRQKLEILADAAKYDASCASSGTSKRDSRGATKGIGSTEGMGICHAYAPDGRCISLLKILLTNSCIFDCHYCINRKSSNVRRARFTAREVVDLTLAFYRRNYIEGLFLSSGIIRSSDYTMEQLVEVARSLREDHHFRGYIHLKTIPDADPGLIEAAGRHADRISINVELPTAAGLERLAPEKSASRIQGAMAGMKTAIEDGKDASRRYPSAPKFAPAGQSTQMIVGADAANDRDIVHTASGLYDRFALRRVYYSAFSPIPDASAVLPLKRPPLLREHRLYQSDWLMRFYGYRPGEVAQATDEQGMLPLDIDPKLAWALKAREQFPVDVNRAPRELLLRVPGLGVKAVDAVIASRRWRKLSLADIGRLSRSITKLRPFIVTTDWRPTALIDRIDLRARVTEQLELFGA comes from the coding sequence ATGGCCCAGCTGGACGTTCGTCAAAAACTCGAAATCCTCGCCGACGCGGCGAAATATGACGCGTCGTGCGCCTCGTCGGGAACGAGCAAGCGCGATTCACGGGGGGCGACCAAGGGCATAGGCTCGACCGAAGGCATGGGCATCTGCCACGCCTATGCGCCCGACGGCCGCTGTATCTCGCTGCTCAAGATATTGCTGACCAACAGCTGCATCTTCGACTGCCATTATTGCATCAACCGCAAGAGCTCGAACGTCCGGCGCGCCCGTTTCACGGCGCGGGAGGTCGTCGACCTCACTTTGGCCTTCTACCGCCGCAACTATATCGAAGGGCTGTTCCTCTCCTCCGGCATCATCCGGTCCTCGGACTATACGATGGAGCAGCTCGTCGAGGTTGCGCGCAGCCTGCGCGAGGATCATCACTTCCGAGGCTATATCCACCTCAAGACGATTCCCGACGCCGACCCGGGCCTGATCGAGGCTGCCGGCCGCCATGCCGATCGCATCTCCATCAACGTCGAACTGCCGACGGCGGCGGGCCTCGAGCGACTGGCCCCGGAAAAGTCCGCCTCGCGGATCCAGGGCGCCATGGCTGGCATGAAGACCGCGATCGAAGACGGCAAGGATGCGTCGCGCCGCTACCCATCGGCTCCGAAATTCGCGCCTGCGGGGCAGTCGACCCAGATGATCGTCGGCGCCGACGCGGCGAACGATCGCGACATCGTCCACACCGCCAGCGGCCTTTACGATCGCTTTGCGCTGCGCCGCGTCTATTATTCGGCTTTCAGCCCGATTCCCGATGCATCCGCTGTGCTTCCGCTGAAGCGTCCGCCGCTGCTGCGCGAGCATCGGCTCTACCAGTCGGACTGGCTGATGCGATTCTATGGCTATCGCCCGGGCGAGGTCGCGCAGGCGACCGACGAGCAGGGCATGTTGCCGCTCGACATCGATCCCAAGCTCGCCTGGGCGCTCAAGGCGCGCGAGCAGTTCCCGGTCGACGTCAATCGTGCGCCGCGCGAACTGCTGCTGCGCGTGCCGGGCCTCGGTGTGAAGGCGGTCGATGCGGTGATCGCCTCGCGCCGATGGCGCAAGCTGTCGCTTGCCGATATCGGGCGGCTGTCGCGATCGATCACCAAGTTGCGGCCGTTCATCGTCACCACCGACTGGCGGCCGACTGCGCTGATCGACCGGATAGACCTGCGCGCGCGGGTGACCGAGCAGCTGGAATTGTTCGGCGCGTGA
- a CDS encoding UdgX family uracil-DNA binding protein (This protein belongs to the uracil DNA glycosylase superfamily, members of which act in excision repair of DNA. However, it belongs more specifically to UdgX branch, whose founding member was found to bind uracil in DNA (where it does not belong), without cleaving it, appears to promote DNA repair by a pathway involving RecA, rather than base excision.) yields the protein MYRILLPRPDDVAAWRDAARQAALANIAASDLLWDVEGAGQDLFGASSSPLPPASPGAFAISRHFLRLVDDVVPHRDPERFSLLYRMLLRLLEQPGALADEADPLRRRLDLLAKEVRRDIHKMRAFVRFRELGERFVAWFEPDHHIVRVNAGFFVRRFSTMRWSILTPDLSIHWDGSSLAEGPGAIRADAPDGDPVEALWKGYYASIFNPARLKVGAMLKEMPRKYWANMPETALIPELIAGARARETRMVEQVTPRGNADVAWQALREEASHCTRCDLHRCATQTVFGEGPVDADIMVVGEQPGDQEDVAGRPFVGPAGQLFNRALDEAGIDRSRLYVTNAVKHFKFEPRGKRRIHARPNAGEIKACRWWLDQERAIVSPRRIILLGTTAIHAVTGKASSLASVRESPIELGGGVVALATIHPSYLLRLPDKAQAEQDYARFVDDLRSATSP from the coding sequence ATGTATCGCATTCTTCTTCCCCGTCCCGACGATGTCGCTGCCTGGCGTGATGCCGCCCGGCAGGCTGCGCTGGCGAATATTGCTGCGAGCGACCTGCTGTGGGACGTCGAGGGGGCAGGGCAGGACCTGTTCGGCGCGTCATCGTCGCCCCTGCCACCCGCCAGTCCGGGGGCCTTCGCTATATCGCGGCATTTCCTGAGGCTTGTCGACGATGTCGTGCCGCACCGCGATCCCGAACGCTTTTCGCTGCTCTACAGAATGTTGCTGCGCTTGCTCGAACAGCCCGGGGCGCTGGCGGATGAGGCCGACCCGCTCCGGCGGCGCCTCGACCTGCTCGCCAAGGAGGTGCGCCGCGATATCCACAAGATGCGCGCCTTTGTCCGGTTCCGAGAACTCGGCGAGCGCTTTGTCGCCTGGTTCGAGCCCGACCATCACATCGTCCGCGTCAATGCGGGCTTCTTCGTTCGACGCTTCTCGACGATGCGCTGGTCGATCCTCACGCCGGATCTCTCTATCCATTGGGATGGCAGCAGTCTTGCCGAAGGGCCCGGCGCCATCCGCGCCGACGCGCCCGACGGCGACCCCGTCGAAGCGCTGTGGAAGGGCTATTATGCGTCGATCTTCAACCCCGCCCGGCTGAAGGTCGGAGCGATGCTCAAGGAGATGCCGCGAAAATACTGGGCGAATATGCCGGAGACCGCGTTGATCCCGGAGCTTATCGCGGGCGCCCGTGCGCGCGAAACCCGAATGGTCGAGCAGGTCACGCCGCGAGGCAATGCAGACGTTGCATGGCAGGCGCTGCGCGAGGAGGCTTCCCATTGCACGCGATGCGACCTGCATCGATGCGCGACGCAGACGGTGTTCGGTGAGGGGCCGGTCGATGCCGACATCATGGTGGTGGGCGAGCAGCCGGGTGATCAGGAGGATGTGGCGGGGCGCCCCTTTGTGGGGCCTGCCGGCCAGCTGTTCAATCGAGCTCTGGATGAGGCAGGAATCGATCGGTCGAGATTATACGTCACCAATGCGGTGAAACATTTCAAGTTCGAGCCGCGCGGGAAGCGCAGGATCCATGCCCGACCCAATGCCGGGGAGATCAAGGCCTGTCGCTGGTGGCTGGATCAGGAGCGCGCGATCGTCTCACCGCGCCGGATCATCCTGTTGGGAACGACGGCGATACACGCGGTGACCGGCAAGGCCAGTTCGCTCGCTTCGGTGCGGGAGAGCCCTATCGAGCTTGGCGGTGGCGTCGTAGCGCTGGCGACAATCCATCCGAGTTATTTGCTGCGGCTGCCCGACAAGGCGCAGGCGGAGCAGGACTATGCGCGCTTTGTCGACGACCTCAGATCGGCGACATCGCCCTGA